The following are encoded in a window of Methylocystis rosea genomic DNA:
- a CDS encoding SRPBCC family protein translates to MGDQKLDLEISRFVAAPRARVWQAWTDPALLKEWWCPRPWKTEVRAFDFRPGGAFHTYMSGPDGGESDNPGCFLDITPQERIVFTSMLVGDWRPASPWLAFTAILTIADEGSGTRYVARVMHKDDAERRRHEKMGFYDGWGACIAQLEEVAGNIS, encoded by the coding sequence ATGGGCGATCAAAAACTGGACCTTGAAATTTCCCGCTTCGTGGCCGCCCCCCGCGCGCGCGTCTGGCAGGCTTGGACCGACCCGGCGCTCTTGAAGGAATGGTGGTGCCCGCGGCCCTGGAAAACCGAGGTTCGCGCCTTCGACTTCCGTCCCGGCGGCGCCTTTCACACATACATGAGCGGGCCGGATGGCGGAGAAAGCGACAATCCAGGCTGCTTTCTCGACATCACGCCACAGGAGCGCATCGTCTTCACCTCGATGCTCGTCGGCGACTGGCGTCCCGCCTCGCCCTGGCTCGCGTTCACCGCGATCCTGACCATCGCCGACGAGGGCTCCGGCACGCGCTACGTCGCGCGCGTCATGCACAAGGACGACGCCGAGCGCCGGCGGCACGAAAAGATGGGGTTCTATGACGGCTGGGGCGCATGCATTGCGCAACTCGAGGAAGTGGCGGGGAATATTTCCTGA
- the galU gene encoding UTP--glucose-1-phosphate uridylyltransferase GalU: MSKRIRKAVFPVAGLGTRFLPATKAVPKEMLTVVDRPVVQHVVDEAREAGIEHFIFVTGRGKGAIEDHFDMAYELEDTLRRRNKSKEYEALMSDLPAAGATSFTRQQAPLGLGHAVWCARDIIGDEPFAVLLPDMITLPAPGQNARCLAEAVAAYEKHGGNIIAVEEVKPEETHQYGIVARGKDYGSTFEITGMVEKPPQGTAPSNFIISGRYILEPEIFGLLEKHEKGAGGEIQLTDAMIHLAKTRPFHAVCFDGRTYDTGSKLGFLAANVAFGLARPDVAEGLRAELKKLLE; this comes from the coding sequence ATGAGCAAACGCATTCGCAAGGCTGTTTTCCCCGTCGCCGGCCTCGGCACGCGCTTTCTGCCCGCCACCAAAGCCGTGCCGAAGGAGATGCTGACCGTTGTCGACCGCCCGGTCGTGCAGCATGTCGTGGACGAAGCGCGAGAAGCCGGCATAGAGCATTTCATTTTCGTCACCGGGCGCGGCAAGGGGGCCATCGAAGATCACTTCGACATGGCCTATGAGCTTGAGGACACGCTGCGCCGCCGCAACAAGTCCAAGGAATATGAAGCCCTGATGTCGGACCTGCCGGCCGCGGGGGCGACGAGCTTCACCCGTCAGCAGGCGCCGCTTGGCCTCGGCCACGCCGTATGGTGCGCGCGCGACATCATCGGCGACGAGCCCTTCGCGGTGCTCCTGCCCGACATGATCACGCTTCCGGCGCCGGGCCAGAACGCGCGCTGTCTCGCCGAGGCGGTCGCGGCCTACGAAAAGCACGGCGGCAATATCATCGCGGTTGAGGAAGTGAAGCCGGAAGAGACGCATCAATACGGCATCGTCGCGCGCGGCAAGGATTATGGTTCGACCTTCGAGATCACCGGCATGGTCGAGAAGCCGCCGCAGGGCACGGCGCCGAGCAATTTCATCATTTCCGGGCGCTATATTCTGGAGCCGGAAATTTTCGGGTTGCTCGAAAAGCATGAAAAAGGCGCAGGCGGCGAAATTCAGCTCACCGACGCCATGATACATCTCGCGAAGACGCGGCCCTTCCACGCCGTATGCTTCGACGGACGCACCTATGACACGGGCTCAAAGCTCGGATTTCTGGCGGCCAATGTAGCTTTTGGCCTGGCGCGGCCGGACGTCGCGGAGGGCCTGCGCGCCGAGCTGAAGAAGTTGCTCGAATAG
- a CDS encoding ArsR/SmtB family transcription factor, translating to MPKRSESLDRMFSALADPTRRAMVERLARGPANVSDLAKPLNMSLPAVMQHLQTLERSGLVTSRKVGRVRTCRIQPKRFDAAQAWLARQRAHWEARFDRLDAFLEKSED from the coding sequence ATGCCTAAGCGTTCTGAGAGCCTCGATCGCATGTTCTCGGCGCTCGCCGATCCGACGCGGCGGGCCATGGTCGAGCGCCTTGCGCGCGGGCCGGCGAATGTCAGCGACTTGGCGAAGCCGCTCAACATGTCGCTGCCTGCGGTCATGCAGCATTTGCAGACTCTGGAGCGGAGCGGGCTTGTGACGAGCCGTAAGGTCGGGCGCGTGCGCACTTGCCGCATCCAGCCAAAAAGATTCGACGCCGCGCAGGCGTGGCTCGCGCGGCAACGCGCGCATTGGGAGGCGCGCTTCGATCGCTTGGATGCGTTCCTGGAAAAAAGCGAGGATTAA
- the murA gene encoding UDP-N-acetylglucosamine 1-carboxyvinyltransferase, with the protein MDKIKIVGGTRLNGVIPISGAKNAALPLMIASLLTRETVTLANMPLLADVMLLERILGNHGVDYAIAGKRTGESVDAGRTVHLTAREIVDTTAPYDLVSRMRASFWVLAPLVARCGEARVSLPGGCAIGTRPVDLLLMALEKLGAKLDIENGYVVASAKNGLIGAEIDFPKVTVGGTHTALMAASLARGTTVLRNAAREPEVVDLADCLIKMGARIKGAGQSTIEIEGVGSLFGARHAVMPDRIEAGTYAMAVAMTGGDVLLAGARADLLQAGLDALVQAGASITETNEGLRVTRNGAGISPVDVTTAPFPAFPTDLQAQFMALMTRAKGVSRITETIFENRFMHVQELARLGAQIKLEGDTAIVTGADHLDGAPVMATDLRASVSLVIAALAARGETTINRVYHLDRGFERLEKKLRDCGAEIERITAAG; encoded by the coding sequence ATGGATAAGATCAAGATCGTCGGCGGGACCAGGCTCAATGGCGTGATCCCGATTTCCGGCGCGAAGAACGCCGCCTTGCCGTTGATGATCGCATCGCTCCTGACGCGCGAAACCGTGACGCTCGCCAACATGCCGCTCCTCGCGGATGTGATGCTTCTTGAGCGCATTCTCGGCAATCATGGCGTGGATTACGCCATCGCCGGCAAGCGCACCGGCGAGTCCGTCGACGCCGGCCGCACCGTTCATCTCACCGCGCGTGAAATCGTCGACACCACCGCGCCCTATGATCTCGTCTCGCGCATGCGCGCCAGCTTCTGGGTGCTCGCGCCGCTCGTCGCGCGTTGCGGCGAGGCGCGCGTGTCGCTGCCGGGCGGCTGCGCGATTGGCACCCGCCCTGTCGATCTTCTGCTCATGGCGCTGGAAAAGCTCGGCGCCAAACTCGACATCGAAAATGGTTACGTCGTCGCCTCGGCGAAGAATGGTCTCATCGGCGCCGAGATCGACTTTCCCAAAGTCACCGTCGGCGGCACGCATACGGCGCTGATGGCGGCGTCGCTCGCGCGCGGGACCACCGTGCTGCGCAACGCCGCGCGCGAACCCGAAGTCGTCGATCTTGCCGACTGCCTCATAAAAATGGGCGCGCGCATCAAGGGCGCCGGCCAGTCGACGATCGAGATCGAGGGCGTGGGTTCGCTTTTCGGGGCAAGACACGCGGTCATGCCCGATCGCATCGAGGCGGGCACTTACGCCATGGCGGTGGCGATGACGGGGGGCGACGTTCTGCTCGCCGGCGCGCGCGCCGATCTTCTGCAGGCGGGGCTCGACGCTCTCGTGCAGGCAGGCGCCAGCATCACCGAGACGAATGAAGGACTGCGGGTGACGCGTAACGGCGCCGGCATTTCGCCGGTCGACGTCACGACGGCGCCCTTCCCCGCCTTCCCGACCGATCTGCAGGCGCAGTTCATGGCGCTGATGACGCGCGCCAAGGGCGTTTCGCGCATCACCGAGACGATTTTCGAGAACCGCTTCATGCATGTGCAGGAGCTCGCGCGGCTCGGCGCTCAAATCAAGCTTGAAGGGGATACGGCGATCGTGACGGGGGCCGATCACCTCGATGGCGCGCCGGTGATGGCGACGGATCTGCGCGCCTCAGTCTCGCTCGTCATCGCGGCGCTCGCCGCGCGCGGCGAGACGACGATCAACCGAGTCTATCATCTCGATCGCGGTTTCGAGCGCCTGGAGAAGAAGCTGCGCGACTGCGGCGCGGAAATCGAGCGCATCACCGCGGCGGGGTGA
- a CDS encoding FkbM family methyltransferase, producing the protein MWISYAQNFEDVMLARAFADLAEGVYVDVGAWDPDLESVTRHFYEGGWRGVNVEPNPYYFRRLQERRPRDVNLSFAVGAQASRATMTLVHDTGMSSLDAHVAASHAQLGFEQEEMQVEVRTLNSIFEEQAPSTVHFLKIDCEGSERDVIVEFDLRRFRPWIILVESVAPGVARTESHSSWEPHILRSDYVFAYFDGLNRFYVAREHADLQRHFAVPPNVFDDFYVDRMMQMGLALEAKRKKAAKKDRAAWWRTQFVARRRVI; encoded by the coding sequence ATGTGGATCTCCTACGCACAAAATTTCGAAGACGTCATGCTCGCGCGCGCCTTCGCGGATCTCGCGGAAGGCGTCTATGTTGATGTTGGCGCATGGGACCCGGACCTCGAATCCGTGACGCGGCATTTCTACGAAGGCGGGTGGCGCGGGGTCAATGTCGAGCCAAATCCTTATTATTTCAGGCGATTGCAGGAGCGGCGTCCGCGCGACGTCAATCTATCGTTCGCGGTCGGCGCGCAAGCGAGTCGGGCGACCATGACGCTCGTCCACGATACCGGCATGTCCAGCCTCGACGCCCATGTGGCTGCATCGCATGCGCAGCTCGGCTTCGAACAGGAGGAGATGCAAGTAGAGGTGCGCACACTCAACAGTATTTTTGAGGAGCAGGCGCCGTCCACAGTGCATTTTCTCAAGATCGACTGCGAAGGATCTGAGCGAGACGTCATCGTAGAGTTTGACCTTCGCCGGTTTCGGCCGTGGATCATCCTGGTTGAATCCGTGGCGCCGGGCGTCGCCAGGACAGAGTCACACAGTTCGTGGGAACCGCATATTTTGCGGTCCGATTATGTGTTTGCCTATTTCGATGGACTCAACCGCTTTTATGTCGCGCGCGAACACGCCGACCTGCAACGGCATTTTGCTGTTCCGCCCAACGTGTTCGACGATTTTTACGTCGACCGAATGATGCAGATGGGGCTGGCCCTGGAAGCCAAACGCAAGAAGGCCGCAAAGAAGGACAGAGCGGCCTGGTGGCGCACGCAATTCGTGGCGCGGCGCCGGGTGATCTGA
- a CDS encoding beta-ketoacyl-[acyl-carrier-protein] synthase family protein has translation MPQQGAARRIVITGMGAVSAAGVGATPLWRAARDGVSCVRPLKSERPYVGRIKIAAQVPDFDPAAYLEAELLPYCDPFTQFSIVAADEALAQAGFERKQVGGPRTAVIIGTGIGGATTIDNNAYLEYKLDGRPDTLTVPRLIPSAAPTTLGMRYGAKGPTFALASACSSAAQAIGEAFEMLRAGRADRAIAGGAEACVINGSIRSWEALRVLTPDLCRPFSSKRNGMTLGEGAAVFILETLEGALARGATPLCELAGYGTTSDAFDPLRADVEGPSRCMRLALESAGLEPRDVDYLNAHGTATYANDITESQAMRAVFGDAPPPVSSTKPVHGHALGASGGLELVVTISALRDQIAPPTINFLEPDPKCAVDAIPNVARQMPIRVALSNSFAFGGINATLAVRAMI, from the coding sequence ATGCCGCAACAGGGCGCCGCGCGTAGAATCGTCATTACCGGAATGGGCGCGGTGTCGGCCGCCGGCGTTGGCGCGACGCCGCTGTGGCGCGCGGCGCGCGACGGCGTGTCTTGCGTGCGCCCGTTGAAATCCGAGCGCCCCTATGTAGGGCGAATCAAGATCGCCGCGCAGGTCCCGGATTTCGATCCCGCCGCCTATCTCGAAGCCGAACTGCTCCCCTACTGCGATCCCTTCACCCAATTTTCCATCGTCGCCGCCGATGAAGCGCTGGCGCAAGCCGGGTTCGAGCGCAAGCAAGTCGGCGGGCCGCGCACGGCGGTCATCATCGGCACCGGCATCGGCGGCGCCACGACCATCGATAATAACGCCTATCTCGAATATAAGCTCGACGGCCGTCCGGATACGTTGACTGTGCCGCGCCTGATACCGAGCGCCGCGCCGACGACTCTCGGCATGCGCTACGGCGCCAAGGGACCGACCTTCGCGCTCGCCTCCGCCTGTTCCTCGGCGGCGCAGGCCATCGGCGAAGCCTTCGAAATGCTGCGCGCCGGCCGCGCCGATCGCGCGATCGCCGGCGGCGCGGAAGCCTGCGTGATCAACGGTTCGATTCGTTCGTGGGAGGCGCTGCGCGTTCTCACTCCCGATCTCTGCCGCCCGTTTTCGTCAAAGCGCAACGGCATGACGCTTGGCGAAGGCGCCGCTGTCTTCATCCTGGAGACGCTGGAAGGCGCGCTGGCGCGCGGCGCGACGCCGCTCTGCGAACTCGCCGGCTATGGCACGACGAGCGACGCATTCGATCCGCTGCGCGCCGACGTCGAAGGTCCGTCGCGCTGCATGCGGCTTGCGCTCGAAAGCGCCGGACTGGAGCCCCGCGACGTCGACTATCTCAACGCCCATGGCACCGCGACCTACGCCAACGACATCACCGAGTCCCAGGCGATGCGCGCCGTCTTTGGCGACGCACCGCCGCCGGTTTCGTCGACGAAACCCGTGCACGGCCATGCGCTCGGCGCGAGCGGCGGGCTGGAGCTCGTCGTGACGATTTCGGCGCTGCGCGATCAAATCGCGCCGCCGACGATCAATTTTCTTGAGCCTGACCCCAAATGCGCGGTCGACGCCATTCCCAATGTCGCGCGGCAAATGCCGATTCGCGTCGCGCTCTCGAATTCTTTCGCCTTTGGCGGCATCAACGCCACGCTCGCCGTGCGGGCGATGATTTAA
- the galE gene encoding UDP-glucose 4-epimerase GalE — MTVLVTGGAGYIGSHTVLELLDAGEGPPVVLDDLSTGFRWSVPEGTPLVVGDFGDADLVADLIERHGVDEIIHFAAKIVVPDSVADPLGYYLNNTAKARTLLATAVARRVKRFIFSSTAAVYGDPLHNPVSEDEPLKPVSPYGRSKLMVEWMLEDTARAHGLAYVALRYFNVAGADPKGRSGQSTPEATHLIKVAVQTALGLRPKLQVFGDDYPTPDGTCVRDYIQVTDLSRAHLDALRYLRDGGANLTANCGYERGFSVLEVIESVKRVSGVDFDIEMAPRRPGDPAAIVAANERIRRTLGWTPQHDNLDEIVRQALEWEKRLIARGG; from the coding sequence ATGACGGTTCTGGTTACGGGCGGCGCCGGCTATATTGGCAGTCATACGGTTCTCGAACTGCTCGACGCCGGCGAAGGTCCGCCGGTCGTGCTCGATGATCTATCCACCGGTTTTCGCTGGTCCGTTCCGGAGGGGACGCCGCTCGTCGTCGGCGATTTCGGCGACGCGGATCTCGTCGCCGATCTGATCGAGCGCCACGGCGTCGATGAGATCATTCACTTCGCCGCAAAGATCGTCGTTCCCGACTCCGTCGCCGATCCTCTCGGCTATTATCTCAACAATACGGCGAAAGCGCGCACCCTGCTCGCGACGGCGGTGGCGCGTCGCGTCAAACGCTTTATCTTTTCTTCGACCGCCGCCGTCTACGGCGACCCGCTGCATAATCCGGTCAGCGAGGACGAGCCGTTGAAGCCGGTTTCGCCCTATGGGCGATCGAAGCTCATGGTCGAGTGGATGCTGGAGGATACGGCGCGCGCGCACGGCCTTGCCTATGTCGCCCTGCGCTATTTCAACGTCGCCGGCGCGGATCCGAAAGGTCGTTCGGGGCAATCGACGCCCGAGGCCACGCATCTCATCAAGGTCGCCGTGCAGACGGCGCTCGGCCTGCGCCCGAAGCTGCAGGTCTTCGGCGATGATTACCCGACGCCTGACGGCACATGCGTGCGCGACTATATACAGGTCACCGATCTCTCGCGCGCCCATCTCGACGCCTTGCGCTATCTGCGCGACGGCGGCGCCAATCTCACCGCCAATTGCGGCTATGAGCGCGGCTTTTCCGTTCTCGAGGTGATCGAATCGGTGAAGCGGGTTTCGGGCGTCGATTTCGACATCGAGATGGCGCCGCGACGGCCGGGCGATCCCGCGGCGATCGTCGCGGCAAACGAAAGAATTCGCCGGACGCTCGGTTGGACGCCGCAGCATGACAACCTCGACGAGATCGTTCGCCAGGCGCTGGAGTGGGAAAAGCGTCTGATCGCGCGCGGCGGCTGA
- a CDS encoding transglycosylase domain-containing protein, whose protein sequence is MISLILCAAWLSHAALSRAELVAPRASAIVYDRNGAFLSQIGEKIRDPATNTTHVDYGYWPLASIPQRMARATLALEDRRFYDHSGVDVRALLRAAWRNLTSRGRREGASTIAMQVARMQGERPRSFAEKLAQAATALAIIARNGHEATLAHYLRLAPYGLNGHGVAYAARFYFDKPVEDLSWAQAALLAAIPQSPGRMNITRESGLVLATARARHALVRLEEEGALDGAQAALARAELDHLRPLDAKRRPETLHLALRYEALAHEGLARPVAEGDRRINATIDLAVERDVLHLARRYLSNFRRRGARQVAVMVIERGTNAVIADVGSSDYNDPQAGAFDFTRVRRSPGSTLKPFIYALAFERGALKTTDLLNDIPEGASGVSNADGLYLGPLTPRQALANSRNVPATNLLRRVGLEANFSFLRDLGLHDLETPAESFGISMAIGALPTRLEDVMRAYAALADDGIMRDLAFTRDESRRPARRVLSIDSARLIASMLADPQARLPSFPRYGPLDYPFAVAVKTGTSQAYRDAWTIAFSHKFIVGVWLGRGDAGAMRAMTGVSSAARLAHAVLVKLHGAKPGDIAPEIFAPPPGRIAIDLCRAGDGADCAQTLREWVKPEDADWSQTQDPRPQPEEPQSGVSKDPETALCAPSAFEARLSGAPQGEKADRACDSPAMSVAPLVIATPEHNTHIWRNPEQPERFNRLALKLAPSGADAQIVWTIDGEPFATAQANETVFWPMTPGRHRIQARLALVPVASRAVKVVIE, encoded by the coding sequence GTGATTTCATTAATTTTATGCGCCGCCTGGCTCTCGCATGCGGCGCTGTCGCGCGCCGAACTCGTCGCGCCGCGCGCCAGCGCCATCGTTTATGACCGCAACGGCGCCTTTCTCTCGCAGATCGGCGAGAAGATTCGCGACCCTGCGACGAACACGACGCACGTCGACTATGGCTACTGGCCGCTCGCATCCATTCCGCAGCGCATGGCGCGCGCGACGCTCGCTCTCGAAGATCGCCGCTTCTACGATCATTCCGGCGTTGACGTCCGCGCGCTGCTGCGCGCCGCATGGCGTAACCTGACCTCGCGCGGCAGACGCGAAGGCGCCTCGACGATCGCCATGCAGGTCGCGCGCATGCAGGGCGAGCGGCCGCGCTCATTCGCCGAAAAGCTGGCGCAGGCCGCGACCGCGCTCGCCATCATCGCGCGCAATGGACATGAGGCGACGCTGGCGCATTATCTGCGGCTTGCGCCCTATGGGCTCAACGGACATGGCGTCGCCTACGCGGCGCGTTTTTATTTCGACAAGCCGGTCGAGGATCTTTCCTGGGCGCAGGCGGCGCTGCTCGCCGCCATCCCGCAATCGCCGGGACGGATGAACATCACACGCGAGAGCGGCCTCGTCCTAGCGACGGCGCGCGCGCGTCATGCGCTCGTGCGGCTCGAAGAAGAAGGCGCGCTCGACGGCGCGCAGGCGGCGCTGGCGCGCGCAGAGCTCGATCATCTGCGGCCGCTCGACGCCAAACGCCGCCCCGAAACATTGCATCTGGCGCTGCGCTACGAAGCGCTCGCGCATGAAGGCTTGGCGCGGCCGGTGGCGGAGGGCGATCGGCGCATCAATGCGACGATCGATCTGGCGGTCGAACGAGACGTGCTGCATCTCGCCCGCCGCTATCTATCGAACTTCCGCCGCCGCGGCGCCCGGCAGGTCGCGGTCATGGTCATTGAGCGCGGAACAAACGCCGTCATCGCCGATGTCGGCTCCTCCGACTATAACGACCCACAGGCCGGGGCCTTCGATTTCACCCGCGTGCGGCGTTCGCCCGGTTCGACGCTAAAACCCTTCATCTATGCGCTGGCGTTCGAGCGCGGCGCTCTCAAGACCACGGATCTCTTGAACGACATTCCCGAAGGCGCCTCGGGCGTATCGAACGCCGACGGGCTCTATCTTGGGCCGCTGACGCCGCGTCAGGCGCTCGCCAATTCCCGCAACGTGCCGGCGACCAATCTGCTGCGGCGCGTCGGCCTCGAGGCGAATTTCAGCTTCCTTCGCGACCTCGGCCTGCATGATCTCGAAACGCCGGCGGAGAGTTTCGGGATTTCCATGGCGATCGGCGCCTTGCCGACGCGGCTCGAGGATGTGATGCGCGCCTATGCGGCGCTCGCCGACGACGGGATCATGCGCGACCTTGCGTTCACGCGCGACGAATCGCGACGTCCGGCGCGGCGCGTGCTCTCGATCGACAGCGCGCGGCTGATCGCCTCGATGCTCGCCGATCCGCAGGCGCGGCTTCCGTCCTTTCCGCGCTACGGGCCGCTTGATTATCCGTTCGCCGTCGCCGTGAAGACCGGAACGTCGCAAGCCTATCGCGACGCCTGGACGATCGCCTTCTCGCACAAATTCATCGTCGGCGTGTGGCTCGGCCGCGGCGACGCCGGCGCGATGCGCGCGATGACGGGCGTGTCATCGGCGGCGCGGCTCGCCCACGCCGTGCTCGTAAAGCTCCATGGCGCGAAGCCCGGAGACATCGCGCCGGAAATTTTTGCGCCGCCGCCGGGGCGCATCGCCATCGATCTCTGTCGCGCGGGAGATGGCGCCGACTGCGCGCAAACGCTGCGCGAATGGGTGAAGCCGGAGGACGCCGATTGGAGCCAGACGCAAGATCCGCGTCCTCAACCTGAGGAGCCGCAAAGCGGCGTCTCAAAGGATCCGGAAACAGCGCTCTGCGCGCCGTCCGCCTTCGAGGCGCGCCTTTCCGGCGCTCCGCAGGGGGAGAAAGCGGATCGGGCGTGCGACTCGCCAGCAATGAGCGTCGCGCCGCTCGTCATCGCGACGCCGGAGCACAATACGCATATCTGGCGAAACCCGGAGCAGCCCGAGCGCTTCAACCGTCTCGCGTTGAAACTCGCGCCCTCAGGCGCAGATGCGCAGATCGTCTGGACGATCGACGGCGAACCTTTCGCCACGGCGCAGGCGAATGAGACCGTGTTCTGGCCGATGACGCCCGGCAGACATCGCATTCAGGCGCGGCTGGCGCTCGTCCCTGTCGCGTCGCGCGCGGTGAAGGTTGTGATCGAGTGA